In Epinephelus fuscoguttatus linkage group LG6, E.fuscoguttatus.final_Chr_v1, the DNA window TTGCCTATGCAGATGGTGTGAGTGTCCCTCCACAGCTTTTTGGTGAGTTCCCAATTTCAGAAACTAAACTTCAATCCTCATATGCTTTCagtatggaaaaaaaacaatgataaaactgtactttgtgtttttttgcagataTAACACTGGACAAGGAAGAACTTCATGATGTAGCTCTAAAATACCCAAATGTTCGAGCACATCTGGACAAGCTGTTGCGTAGTATTGTAGACTATCCAAAAGTCTCTACAACTGTCCATCGTTACAATAAAGAAGCATTCAGTGCCTGGCGCCAGAGTTTGGGGGGAAACTACAGTCAGGTCATTGCTAACCTCAGGTGGTTTGTGGATTGGCAAAAAGATCcctcagccaatgagagagctgTTGACAAGTGGCTTTATGGCtctttgtgatattttttttatggttATGATGATGGTTAACTTCAGGGTGTCTTTTTTAATGAGCTGGACTCAGACTTTGCTTAAACAAGGACTTGATGTTTTATGTAGAGCACTTTAAATTGCCTTTTTTGCTGAAATATCTATAGATTAACTTGCTTTCCCTAACGTGACAGTGTCATGAAGTGAGGTATATTAAATTCCTTCTATAATAAAATCGTTATTTTCCAAATAAACTGTTGCTATTGTGTTCATTTttgtatagttttgctgtttgtgtttacatcTGTAGACACTCAGCTGACTGAACgggcaactgattttattttgaaaatccaaAGGAGGTGTGGCGGCTTCGCTTTCACTTCCGTGTCATCTAAAGGGAGCAGAGCAAGCTGTCAACGTAAACAGTGGGTGTCCccaacatttgttttcattagcAATAACGTTACCTGCGAGAGTAACAGCTCAACCAACTGAATAAATAACCTGACATGTGTCAAATAAGGTTTGAAACCAGCTCTTATTTAAAGTAATAGCATAGTTTAGAGGCTCTGACTAGCTAACGGCTAATGCTACAttattgttagctagctaaaacTGCAAACATAACCTCTATGGCCTGGTGAACTCTGTTTACTGTTAAGTTATTTGTCAACTTTTTAATCATGTACATCACCGCTACTCTGTAAGCATAGCAAGTTTTCACTGAAACTGTTGTTTATTGTAAGTAAATTGTGTATTAGCTCCTTACTTCATTCATATGAACGCCTTGTAACTATGCTGCAAGTTCAACCAACAAACGGTAAATGGCTTACAGCTATTTTGGATTTGTGATTTGGCAGTGTCttgtctgtgtctttgtttctcttAGATTATTACAGGATGTCTAGTAAAGAAGTGAAAACAGCACTGAAAAGTGCCAGAGAGGCCATCAAAAACAAGGAGTTCAAAGAGGCCCTAAAACACTGCAAGGTAAAGTATCTAAGGCTCACATGCTACAGTAGATTAAGTGAGGTATTTACATTGATATGCATCTGTTTCAAGAAATCGTGGTGCTAACTTTGCTCTTTTTACTGTGCTTTAAGGCTGTTTTGAAACTAGAGAAGAACAATTATAATGCATGGGTATTCATCGGCTTGGCAGCCAGTGAACTGGAGCAACCAGATCAGGCACAGACGGCCTATAAAAAGGCTGTGGAGCTGGAGCCTGAGCAGCTGCTGGCATGGCAGGTAAGGTTGGAAATGATGTGGTGTTTAGAGCTTGCAGGGCCTTCCAGGCTTTAAACAATCTTGCAGACTGAGAGAAATTCATTTAGTGATTTGTATAACTTAATTAAACCAAGTAAATTTTCCCTGGAAGTTACTGATGTGTTGTTTTGATATGTCATATTATCCTTCCGCTCTCCCCAGGTGGGGTAATtatgaactgtgtgtgtttttttaagggCTTGGCAAATCTTTATGAGAAGACTGATCAGTGGGATTTCAAAGCTGAGCTGCCGAACATCTACCAGAAGCTTGTTGAGCTGTATGCAAGGTAGCATATGAAAAACCTCTTTAGGATGTTTCTTATGACTGTAGAGGAGGTTGTTATGATTTAACTCATATTTGATTGTTCCCAACTCCTGATTTATTTGAAATATTCTGAAGTTTTGGCTATTAACATATTTGatttgtgatgtttttaattCTCATTATGTTCTCTCTTAACAGctctgacaaaaataaatgttatgaGATGATCAATAAGCTGTCCGAGATCTATCAGTCTGAAAAGGAATATTTAAAGGTATGTCATTTCAAATCAGTTGcattcaatgaaaaaaaaaacatatttttctttttttacacatttgatTGAATTTGTATGTTTGCACATAGTTGGCAAAGGTTTGGCTGCAGCTCATCCaggtgaaggaggaagaggcTGTGGACAAGAAAGAGTTACTGCAACTGTGGCTACAGATGACCCAACTCTTGTCAGACTGCCATAATGAGGGAGAGCAGGACAATGAAACTCAGCAGCATGTAAGACTCCTGCAAATGTGGACTTAAATTTTAGCAACCTGTGTGTCTTGTGTATAAACACTTTGCGACAcataaaggcctgtcccatccAGTCTCACAGCCCTAAAAGGTTAAAGTCAGAACTTATCATAGGTTTACCATGTGGAAGTCAGAACCTCCAGTATCTGCCACTGGCTGACAAATACAAAGATCCTAATTTTCTTAATGCTGTTTGTAGTGTACATATCTCTCTTTGAttactgtttatgtgtttgtgttcagttaATCACAGCATTTGAGAAGGCCATGGTTCTCATGGATCCTGTACCAGGAGAGGAGCATAAGAAGGCCTCAGCTGACTATATCAAATGTCTTTCTAAAGTAAGTGCACtttattttatgtctgtgtCATCACCACATAAATTCAAGGACAACTAGAATGTATAAATGTTCATAAATAGGCCACTTCATACTCGACCCTGTACAGTTGTTACCAAATCACCTGCTCATCGTGAATCTCCTCTTACTGTAGCTGCCACAAGAAGAAGCCAAAATGAAAGAGGCATGTGAGTCCATGCTGTCCCACTACCCCAACCAAAGTTATCCTCTTGAGGTTCTGTGTTCACACTACCTCAAAACAGGTAAGATACTGTAATCATGCTCATTAAATGATTCATTTACAGATACTCAAGAGTTTTGTTCAGTAAAATGCATTAGATGTCTTTTTCAGACACTAGATGAATCATTGGCTGTTGCATTCAGTCTCACTCTTTGCACATGTTATGTTTATTCAAAGGTGTTCAGGATGAGGATGCAGTCAGCTGTTTCTCCCGTCTCCTGGATCTGGCTCCTAACAGTGGATTAGGTCACTTGGGACTGGGAACCAAAGCACTGCAAGAAGGAAGGTTTAAAGATGCTATTAAGAACCTTGCACAAGGTTAGTTTAAACAAAAAATGGATTCTGTTCTTAAAGACATACTATGGAGggttttattaaaagacaagGTATAGACACATATAGAAGTAATCCCTTTCAGTCATCACATATGACCCACtaaaagtgtgtggcagtgtatttcttattttctgtgtttgggataTTTATGaatgtgtacccccacagcactcagggGAAGTTGGGGCTTTATTAAAAGGTGCTAGACTGTACACAGCATATCCATCCAAGAGACAAAGTGCAGGGAAAAAAACGCTAATATAGCAAACTGAAACGCCAAATgaaagtgaatctggggttggcgtTTACTTCCACTTTTGCTGGCGAGTGTGTTTATAATCAATAAGTGTCAATCCTGTATAGTATACTTTTAAAGTGAAACCCACCTGAACACTTGATACTGACAAATGCACTCCGTTACATCTCTGGAATGTAGAATTTTTGTGGTAACTACACACAACTTGTCTCTTCTGTTTTGTTAGGGTTGAAGAAAATGAGCTCCAGCACAGGATGGTGCAGCCTGGCTGAAGCTCAGTTTAAAATGCAGAGATACGCAGACAGTGCTGTATCATGCTCTCAAGGTATGTTTGGTCTATTGTCTATCACTATGTTATACAGGTGTAATTACTGATCCAGCTAGTCCTAAAGAATATGTCCAATCAGACTTCATCAAGAGTTTATTAAAAACTATTTAAGCTATCTTTAGATATCTTTAGTCCCTGAAGCTGATAATGATCTTCACTGTGTCCCTGGTGCTGTTAGGTCTGACCGTGTGTGCTTCTGGAGACAAGGAGCTGAGGGTCAAACTGCTGAAGCTGAAGCTAGAGGCTTTGGTCAGgagtggaggagagaaggcTGCAGACCAGGCTTTGGagacattttcacaggtaatgtGATTTACTTATACTCTGTTTATTGGATTTTTGTATGTATCATACCTTTGAAGTGTCTTTTTAGATTACTGGGTGCTAAGTAATTCAGCAGTTAAAAGTGCGATCGTTAGCCTGGGTTTTGTATGAAGATATTTTGCAGTTGTAACCTTGGACATGCACTACATCATATCAAAGTAATGGCGTAtctatgtttgctgtttttctccatttttcagATCCCAGTTTCTGAAAAAGACCCAGTGATATTAGCCCTTCAAGGACGTGCACACCTCAACAAGGGACAGACTGATGAAGCACTTAAGGTTGAAAAGCTTTTACCTACTGGAGTCTGTCTGCAAAGAAGTCAGATTAACTTTGTAAATTTGAGCAATTTACAGAATTGAACACTCTATGATAACAGCTTGAGATGAAattgcttttacactacatgtcactttcacccatttacacactggtggccgaggctactaTATAAGGTATCACCTGCTCCTCGGTCATACACACTCACAacccgatggaacagccatttgGAGCAATTTTGGGTTCcatatcttgcccaaggatacctATCCaactgctgatcttccgattagtgaACGACCTCCGAGCCACAGCCACccaatatatatttatatattgtatTATCTTGTATTAGACACAGGGTAGATACGTATATGCATATTAAACTATTGTGTCTTCTGTAGTTGTCATCAGAACTGGTGGTCTCAAACCCTAACCTAGCCCAGGGGTTCGAACTGAGAGGACTGGCACAACTAGCTCAGGGTCAGCAGCAGCTGGCAGAAGAGAGGTAAgaactctatttttttttttcgcgtGTTTTTAATCTGTGGCATGTCATTTCTAGGTAAGATCAAACAAACCATTTGTATTGTGCAAAAAGGTTTAGTTGTCCTAGATTAACTCTTCTCTCTTGCTCTACTGTTGTTTAGTTTCCTAAAGGCAGTTAGCCAGAGCCCAGATTGTGGAGAGTATTATTTCTTGCTGGGACGACTCTACTGGGACATGGGAGAAGAGACCCGTAAAGACAGAAGCAAAGCTCATACACATTTGCTCAAGGTTAGTACAATTATTATTGAAATCTTGTAACTTTTGGCAGGTGAAGGGAATTTTATTTTGCTATGTGTtaattttaaaaactcatttaATCTCAAAATAGTCATGGTCCAGTCTATGACAGGTTAGTGTTAAAGGACTTAACGTGTGCACAAATAAACTTGTGAAATGTCACAATATGATTTTTATTTCCAGAAGTGAGGTGTAGTGCTGATGGCACCTTAGTTTGAAACTTTCATTTGTCCATTTCAGGCTGCAAAGTTAGACCCACACCTTGGTTGTGTATTCCGCTACCTCGGACATTATTACCGTGAGGTGGCAAAGGATCTTGGCCGGGCACGGGGTTGCTATAAGAAGGCCTTTGAGATAGACAACGATGATACTGAGTCTGGAGCTGCCTCAGTGGATCTCAGTATGGAGCACAATGATATGGTAAGCAGATATTTTGGCGAACAGTGATAGTGTCTCCTTACAGAGGCCTTTCTTATTTGTCTTGACCCTCCCCATGCTCCTCTTACCTCTATTCTCCCCTTTTATTCTCCTTCCCTAAACACCACAGGAAACTGCCTTAGCAATACTTCAGTCAGTGATTGAGAAAGCCACTCCAGGCTCAGCTAAATGGGCTTGGATGAGACGAGGGCTATATTACCTGAAGGTCGGAGAGCATCAGCAAGCTGTAGCTGAGTAAGAGTTTCAAATCTCAGTAGCTAAATGTATACCTtatgtattatcattattactgaCCATTTAATTTATGTTTACAGCCTGCAGGCAGCGCTGAGAGCAGACCCAGAGGACTGGGTATGTTGGGAGTGTTTAGGCGAGGCCTACTTAAACCGCCGGAGCTTCACAGCAGCTCTGAAGGCCTTTGGTAAGGCCCATCAGCTTCAGCCCTCCTCCATCTACAGTGTCTACCAGGCTGCTGCTATCAAACAGACCCTGGGCAAGTTCAAAGAGGCGGTTGCAGAGTATTTGCAGATCACGGCACAGCAGGACTATGTTCCTGCTCTTAAAGGTAGGTGCTTGTTTCAATAGTATGCTTTTGGTGGCATATGTCTGAGTCATATACCTGAATGTGATCAGTGTGATCTGTTGTTTAGGTCTTGGGGAGTGCCAGCTGTCTCTGGCAAAAAGTTTAATGGAAGACTGTAGAGATGGGGGAGCCATCGACCTCATTCAGCAAGCCATACAAAACCTCTTCAGGTAATGACTAGACAGTAGTTTAATTTGCAAATcttaaaatgaaacaattttttgtgtgtgattcatTTATCACACAGActctttgcagtttctttgATCTATCCtttcacattttttgtgttCTTCAGAGCTGTAGAGCTGCGTCCAGATCTGTCCTGTCTGTGGAAGCTGCTGGGAGATGCATGTACTGCCGTCAGCACCGTGTCTCCAAACAGAGTCCAGGTTCTAGTGCCCGCCCCCCTGGCTGGTTTAGACCCCAACATCCAGAGCCACACACTGAACCAGGTCCAGCTACTTAAAGTTGGTGAGAGGTACGACCACAAACTGGCGTAAACATTTTCTGAGCTTCCTACTGGTGCTACTCTGTCAATTCACACATTTTTGATAGCGTAGTGGTCTTTTTATGGCCCTTAGGTTCAGTGTCTGCTCCTGTTGGCCAAGCATAGAATCTAAACACTAAATATTcagcacatgtttttgtttgcagaTGTTATGCCCGAGCTTTGAAGCTGATGTCTGAGGTCCCCAGCCTTTGGTATGACCTAGGACTCAACTATTACCGCCAGTCGAGCCTGACCTGCCCTACAGATGG includes these proteins:
- the ttc37 gene encoding tetratricopeptide repeat protein 37 isoform X2, which encodes MSSKEVKTALKSAREAIKNKEFKEALKHCKAVLKLEKNNYNAWVFIGLAASELEQPDQAQTAYKKAVELEPEQLLAWQGLANLYEKTDQWDFKAELPNIYQKLVELYASSDKNKCYEMINKLSEIYQSEKEYLKLAKVWLQLIQVKEEEAVDKKELLQLWLQMTQLLSDCHNEGEQDNETQQHLITAFEKAMVLMDPVPGEEHKKASADYIKCLSKLPQEEAKMKEACESMLSHYPNQSYPLEVLCSHYLKTGVQDEDAVSCFSRLLDLAPNSGLGHLGLGTKALQEGRFKDAIKNLAQGLKKMSSSTGWCSLAEAQFKMQRYADSAVSCSQGLTVCASGDKELRVKLLKLKLEALVRSGGEKAADQALETFSQIPVSEKDPVILALQGRAHLNKGQTDEALKLSSELVVSNPNLAQGFELRGLAQLAQGQQQLAEESFLKAVSQSPDCGEYYFLLGRLYWDMGEETRKDRSKAHTHLLKAAKLDPHLGCVFRYLGHYYREVAKDLGRARGCYKKAFEIDNDDTESGAASVDLSMEHNDMETALAILQSVIEKATPGSAKWAWMRRGLYYLKVGEHQQAVADLQAALRADPEDWVCWECLGEAYLNRRSFTAALKAFGKAHQLQPSSIYSVYQAAAIKQTLGKFKEAVAEYLQITAQQDYVPALKGLGECQLSLAKSLMEDCRDGGAIDLIQQAIQNLFRAVELRPDLSCLWKLLGDACTAVSTVSPNRVQVLVPAPLAGLDPNIQSHTLNQVQLLKVGERCYARALKLMSEVPSLWYDLGLNYYRQSSLTCPTDGDQNSPSHLLEKAQQCLKKAIMMDSGNHSYWNALGVVSMSKGLENFALAQHCFIKSIQVEPNNVVAWTNLGTLYLKKDNIELAHEAFKIAQSLEPLYVNCWIGQALIAERVGSYDTMDLFRHTTELNTHMEGVKGYAYWVCSTLLDKSNRDSELYRYNIVQMNAISAAQVALSKYTERIQSDPDAFIMLGYLNEHLQLKRQALQAYRRAVDLLQSMSSTEELAFALGSYGRALCTVGQSEEAVRVYNSTPLQELSDLAGLALAYCRAGLIPESISAYERALAVASSEKDKAYILTALALLQHRQGNLDSAKTLLFKCSMLKEPISESLLCLCALGLVHRDATLAAAALTELLKQGSASGNVIEQRCLLTCALLALQGNYSAVQREASRAIHSNPGNPSLWALLSRLVPQYYPKKANGGAVAGHVACLSSMTQGKRALLYSGVNQLAGGRHSGEDSHRNALKTMQRAVLLCPDDPATWAGLMAACHTENTSCYLSGSAPCRQGLEQTLMSVVSEKVHNVEEIERPLAQSLEGWVLQQAVTGLMLGGQLEQAEALCSQVLNVSPEHPAVMLSLRQVQCQRLLVADGGAVLPDSVLEQLSNTVIMNPTNLGAWHWLAEVYRSQGLLVQAVMAYKQSLQLASQLGLHSSQVSSLLRLALLALGPCMVALPTC
- the ttc37 gene encoding tetratricopeptide repeat protein 37 isoform X1 produces the protein MSSKEVKTALKSAREAIKNKEFKEALKHCKAVLKLEKNNYNAWVFIGLAASELEQPDQAQTAYKKAVELEPEQLLAWQGLANLYEKTDQWDFKAELPNIYQKLVELYASSDKNKCYEMINKLSEIYQSEKEYLKLAKVWLQLIQVKEEEAVDKKELLQLWLQMTQLLSDCHNEGEQDNETQQHLITAFEKAMVLMDPVPGEEHKKASADYIKCLSKLPQEEAKMKEACESMLSHYPNQSYPLEVLCSHYLKTGVQDEDAVSCFSRLLDLAPNSGLGHLGLGTKALQEGRFKDAIKNLAQGLKKMSSSTGWCSLAEAQFKMQRYADSAVSCSQGLTVCASGDKELRVKLLKLKLEALVRSGGEKAADQALETFSQIPVSEKDPVILALQGRAHLNKGQTDEALKLSSELVVSNPNLAQGFELRGLAQLAQGQQQLAEESFLKAVSQSPDCGEYYFLLGRLYWDMGEETRKDRSKAHTHLLKAAKLDPHLGCVFRYLGHYYREVAKDLGRARGCYKKAFEIDNDDTESGAASVDLSMEHNDMETALAILQSVIEKATPGSAKWAWMRRGLYYLKVGEHQQAVADLQAALRADPEDWVCWECLGEAYLNRRSFTAALKAFGKAHQLQPSSIYSVYQAAAIKQTLGKFKEAVAEYLQITAQQDYVPALKGLGECQLSLAKSLMEDCRDGGAIDLIQQAIQNLFRAVELRPDLSCLWKLLGDACTAVSTVSPNRVQVLVPAPLAGLDPNIQSHTLNQVQLLKVGERCYARALKLMSEVPSLWYDLGLNYYRQSSLTCPTDGDQNSPSHLLEKAQQCLKKAIMMDSGNHSYWNALGVVSMSKGLENFALAQHCFIKSIQVEPNNVVAWTNLGTLYLKKDNIELAHEAFKIAQSLEPLYVNCWIGQALIAERVGSYDTMDLFRHTTELNTHMEGVKGYAYWVCSTLLDKSNRDSELYRYNIVQMNAISAAQVALSKYTERIQSDPDAFIMLGYLNEHLQLKRQALQAYRRAVDLLQSMSSTEELAFALGSYGRALCTVGQSEEAVRVYNSTPLQELSDLAGLALAYCRAGLIPESISAYERALAVASSEKDKAYILTALALLQHRQGNLDSAKTLLFKCSMLKEPISESLLCLCALGLVHRDATLAAAALTELLKQGSASGNVIEQRCLLTCALLALQGNYSAVQREASRAIHSNPGNPSLWALLSRLVPQYYPKKANGGAVAGHVACLSSMTQGKRALLYSGVNQLAGGRHSGEDSHRNALKTMQRAVLLCPDDPATWAGLMAACHTENTSCYLSGSAPCRQGLEQTLMSVVSEKVHNVEEIERPLAQSLEGWVLQQAVTGLMLGGQLEQAEALCSQVLNVSPEHPAVMLSLRQVQCQRLLVADGGAVLPDSVLEQLSNTVIMNPTNLGAWHWLAEVYRSQGLLVQAVMAYKQSLQLASQLGLHSSQVSSLLRLALLALGPCMAGVPGDDWKNMIQEATTEVLKLGSSPMAQLFQGLLQYVTKMGARETRRLLERVAYAQDFPVTVVQVASWYLLRHLHAKNDEELMNVLLHHAKMNGDQRLLEFNSLLASSSA